A region from the Capra hircus breed San Clemente chromosome X unlocalized genomic scaffold, ASM170441v1, whole genome shotgun sequence genome encodes:
- the LOC102177223 gene encoding transmembrane 9 superfamily member 2-like, with product MSHTRIQWFSILNSFVVVLFLTGMVAMIILRTLHKDIIRYNQEDIQKDYGWKLVHGDVFRPPRHGMLLSILLGQGTQVLIMTFITLFLACLGFLSPANRGALMTCSVVLWVLMGASAGYVSAKVYKSFRGLKWKTNFLLTALLCPGVVFVDIFIMNLILWIEGSSSAISFGTLIGILALWFGISVPLTFLGAYVGSFQKFDYPVSTNQIPRHIPHQDFIRRPLFSIIIGGVLPFGCIFIQLFFILNSIWSHQMYIMFGFLFLVFIILLITCSEATILLCYFHLCSEDYHWWWRAFLTSSFTAVYFFAYAVYYFFARLKITGIASTILYFGYTMIMVLIFFLFTGTIGFFSCFIFISKIYSVVKVD from the exons ATGTCTCATACCAGAATTCAGTGGTTTAG TATCTTGAATTCATTTGTCGTTGTTCTCTTCTTAACTGGAATGGTGGCTATGATCATATTAAGAACTCTCCACAAAGATATTATCAGATATAATCAG GAAGATATCCAGAAGGATTATGGTTGGAAGCTTGTTCATGGGGATGTATTCAGACCTCCAAGGCATGGAATGTTGCTATCAATTTTACTGGGTCAAGGAACACAAGTTTTGATTATGACATTTATTACTTTAT TTCTTGCCTGCCTTGGTTTCCTTTCTCCTGCTAATCGTGGTGCTTTAATGACCTGTTCTGTTGTGTTATGGGTCCTTATGGGAGCATCTGCTGGATACGTGTCTGCTAAGGTGTACAAGT CATTTAGAGGTCTGAAGTGGAAGACAAATTTCTTGCTGACGGCACTGCTGTGTCCTGG TGTGGTCTTTGTTGACATCTTCATCATGAATTTAATTCTTTGGATTGAAGGCTCATCATCTGCTATCTCATTTGGTACCTTGATAGGAATCCTTGCATTGTGGTTTGGAATTTCAGTGCCATTAACATTTTTGGGTGCATACGTTGGAAGTTTCCAAAag TTTGACTATCCGGTTAGTACAAACCAGATTCCTCGTCATATTCCTCACCAGGATTTCATTAGAAGACCACTTTTTAGTATCATCATCGGTGGCGTTTTACCTTTTGGTTGTATTTTTATCCAActattttttattctaaatagCATTTG gtcTCATCAGATGTACATCATGTTTGGCTTCCTTTTCTTAGTCTTTATAATTCTTCTGATTACTTGTTCTGAAGCTACCATTCTGCTGTGTTATTTTCACTTGTGTTCTGAG GATTATCATTGGTGGTGGAGAGCCTTTCTTACCAGCAGTTTTACAgctgtttatttttttgcttatgCAGTTTACTATTTCTTTGCCAGACTTAAAATCACAGGCATTGCAAGCACCATTTTGTACTTTGGGTACACGATGATCATggtcttgatttttttcctgttcacCG